The Mesorhizobium sp. AR02 genomic interval GCGCGGCGCGAAGGCCTCGACGCCATGCACGACGCCCCAGAAATTGATGTCGAGCAACCGTTTCCAGGCGTCACGGTTTTCCCAGGGTTTTCCGGGATTGTCGCCGATGCCGGCATTGTTCATCAGCAGCGAGACCTCGCCGAAAGCGCCGAATGCCCGGTCGGCGAGACGATCGACCTCATCCGCCTTCGACACGTCCGATGCAACGGCAAGCACGGCGTCGCCGCCGGCAATGGCCGAGACGGCGCGGGAGGCCTCGTCAAGGCGGGTGCCGCCAATATCGGCGAGCACGATCTTCATGCCCATCAGCGCAAGCCGCTTGGCGGCTGCCAGACCGATGCCGCTGGCGGCGCCGGTGATGACGGCGATGTTGCCCGGGCCAAGCGCGGGCAGGGCGGTCTGGATTTCGGCGTCGGTGATCATGAGCAACGGGTCCTTTTCTCGATGGCGCCGAACTTAGCGCTGGAACAGGCTTGCGCAAGCCTCCGTCAGCACGTGTTCGGGTTGACCAGGCCGATCGAGGCTGCGCATGTTGCCTGGGCAAAATGGAGATCTTCGATTGACAGACTGGGTTGCAATTCTGAAGGAGCAGACCGCCACCGGCGACCAGATGGGGCGCGAAGTGCCGCAGATGCTGGCCAACCCAGATATCAGCGAAGCCCAGGTCAAGACGCTGTTCGCCGCACTGGAAAAACAGGCCGAGTTCGTCGAGAAATTGCGCATGGCGCTGGAGAAGTTCGGCCATGACTTCTCGATCATCAAGGCAGCCGAACGGCTGGAGGAGCGCTACGCCGACCTAGCTGCTTCTGTGGCGGAAAAGCTGAAAGCGATGCGTAAATAGAGTTATTTCTCGAGGACGCGCGAAAACCGCGTATCCGGCACAAGCCACACCAGGGCCACGGCAACATAGAGCGCCACACCTATCCACCGGTTGAGGAAGGTCAGCGCAATGGCCACTATGTAGACAGTGAGCGAAATCCGTCCCTTACGGTCGCTGCCGATTGCCTTCGCGAAGGCAGTGTCTTGTCCATGCAGGCGATGCAGCGCGGCGGCCAGAAGCGTATAGGCGACGGCGCACAGCGCCAGATCGAAGCCGTAGACCGCAACCGGAACCGTGGCGAAATGGTTCTCGCCCATGAAGGCCGTCGTTACCGGTATCAAGGACAACCAGAACAACAGATGCA includes:
- a CDS encoding TMEM175 family protein, with amino-acid sequence MGKGRVEAFTDGVVAIIITIMVLELKVPEGEDFSALVPQLPIFLCYVLSFINVGIYWNNLHNMFHAVQRVDGRVLWANLHLLFWLSLIPVTTAFMGENHFATVPVAVYGFDLALCAVAYTLLAAALHRLHGQDTAFAKAIGSDRKGRISLTVYIVAIALTFLNRWIGVALYVAVALVWLVPDTRFSRVLEK